One Pseudomonas abieticivorans genomic region harbors:
- the ureC gene encoding urease subunit alpha, which produces MKISRQAYADMFGPTVGDKVRLADTELWIEVEKDFTTYGEEVKFGGGKVIRDGMGQGQLLAAEVVDTLITNALIIDHWGIVKADVGLKDGRIAAIGKAGNPDIQPDVTIAIGASTEVIAGEGMILTAGGIDTHIHFICPQQIEEALMSGVTTMIGGGTGPATGTNATTCTSGPWHMARMLQAADSFPMNIGFTGKGNASLPEPLIEQVKAGAIGLKLHEDWGTTPAAIDNCLNVADLYDVQVAIHSDTLNESGFVETTLGAFKGRTIHTYHTEGAGGGHAPDIIKACGFANVLPSSTNPTRPFTRNTIDEHLDMLMVCHHLDPSIAEDVAFAESRIRRETIAAEDILHDLGAFSMISSDSQAMGRVGEVITRTWQTADKMKKQRGALPGDGEGNDNFRAKRYIAKYTINPAITHGISHEVGSIEVGKWADLVLWRPAFFGVKPTLILKGGAIAASLMGDANASIPTPQPVHYRPMFASYGGSRHATSITFISQAAMDAGVPEALGLKKKIGVVKGCRDVKKTDLIHNDYLPDIEVDPQTYQVKADGVLLWCEPAETLPMAQRYFLF; this is translated from the coding sequence ATGAAGATTTCCAGACAAGCCTACGCGGACATGTTCGGCCCCACCGTTGGTGACAAGGTCCGCCTGGCCGACACCGAGCTGTGGATCGAAGTCGAAAAAGATTTCACCACCTACGGCGAAGAAGTGAAATTCGGCGGCGGCAAAGTGATCCGCGATGGCATGGGCCAAGGCCAACTGCTCGCCGCCGAGGTGGTCGACACGTTGATCACCAACGCCCTGATCATTGACCACTGGGGCATCGTCAAGGCCGACGTGGGCCTGAAAGACGGGCGCATCGCCGCCATCGGCAAGGCCGGCAACCCGGACATCCAACCCGACGTGACCATCGCCATCGGCGCCAGTACCGAAGTGATCGCTGGCGAAGGCATGATCCTGACTGCCGGCGGCATCGACACCCACATCCACTTCATCTGCCCGCAGCAGATCGAAGAAGCACTGATGAGCGGCGTCACCACCATGATCGGTGGCGGCACCGGCCCTGCTACCGGCACCAACGCCACCACCTGCACCTCGGGCCCGTGGCACATGGCGCGCATGCTGCAGGCCGCGGACTCGTTCCCGATGAACATCGGCTTCACCGGCAAGGGCAACGCCAGCCTGCCGGAACCGTTGATCGAGCAGGTCAAAGCCGGCGCCATCGGCTTGAAGTTGCACGAAGACTGGGGCACCACGCCAGCGGCAATCGACAACTGCCTGAACGTGGCTGACTTGTACGACGTGCAGGTGGCCATCCACTCCGACACACTGAACGAGTCAGGCTTCGTCGAAACCACCCTGGGCGCGTTCAAGGGCCGCACCATCCACACCTACCACACCGAAGGTGCCGGTGGCGGCCACGCGCCCGACATCATCAAGGCGTGCGGCTTTGCCAACGTGCTGCCCAGCTCCACCAACCCGACGCGGCCATTCACCCGCAACACCATCGACGAACACCTGGACATGCTGATGGTGTGCCATCACCTGGACCCCAGCATCGCCGAGGACGTGGCCTTCGCCGAAAGCCGCATCCGCCGTGAAACCATCGCCGCCGAAGACATCCTGCACGACCTGGGCGCGTTCTCGATGATCAGCTCCGACAGCCAGGCCATGGGCCGCGTGGGCGAAGTGATCACGCGTACCTGGCAGACGGCCGACAAGATGAAAAAACAACGCGGTGCGCTGCCGGGCGACGGCGAAGGCAACGACAACTTCCGCGCCAAGCGCTACATCGCCAAATACACCATCAACCCGGCAATCACGCACGGCATCAGCCATGAAGTGGGCTCCATCGAGGTGGGCAAGTGGGCCGACCTGGTGCTGTGGCGCCCGGCGTTCTTTGGCGTGAAACCCACGCTGATCCTCAAGGGCGGCGCCATCGCGGCCAGCCTGATGGGCGACGCCAACGCCTCGATCCCCACCCCGCAGCCGGTGCACTACCGCCCTATGTTCGCCAGCTACGGCGGCTCTCGCCATGCCACCAGCATCACCTTTATCAGCCAGGCAGCCATGGACGCCGGCGTGCCGGAAGCGCTGGGCCTGAAAAAGAAAATCGGCGTGGTGAAAGGCTGTCGTGACGTGAAGAAAACCGACCTGATCCACAACGATTACCTGCCGGACATCGAGGTAGACCCGCAGACCTACCAGGTGAAAGCCGATGGGGTGTTGTTGTGGTGCGAGCCGGCCGAGACGTTGCCGATGGCGCAGCGGTATTTCCTGTTCTAG
- a CDS encoding chaperone modulator CbpM produces MHSTLLVQLDMKTFCQATDMSAAYVIEIVEHGILEPQGRTPDDWLFDDRAPVIARRAAKLHNDLELEWEGVALALELLEEVQQLRAENSMLRQRLGRFVKN; encoded by the coding sequence ATGCACAGTACCCTGCTGGTTCAACTGGACATGAAAACCTTCTGTCAGGCGACCGACATGTCGGCGGCCTACGTGATCGAAATCGTCGAGCACGGCATTCTTGAACCACAGGGGCGAACGCCGGATGACTGGCTGTTCGACGACCGTGCACCGGTCATCGCCAGGCGCGCGGCCAAGCTGCACAACGACCTGGAGCTGGAGTGGGAAGGGGTGGCACTGGCCCTGGAGTTGCTGGAAGAGGTGCAGCAGCTGCGCGCTGAGAATTCGATGTTGCGCCAGCGCTTAGGGCGGTTCGTGAAAAATTGA
- the cbpA gene encoding curved DNA-binding protein translates to MDFKDYYKILGVEPTADEKEIKTAYRKLARKYHPDVSKEKDAEDKFKEASEAYEALHNPEKRAEYDELRKYGQHGRPFQGPPGWQGRGGGGFEESGGDFSDFFSSIFGSAGRGGNGNPFGGGQQRSAGRRGQDVEMELAVFLEETLSSESKQISFQIPQHNGRGQHTGDTTKTLNVKIPAGVTDGERIRLKGQGAPGVGGGANGDLYLIIRLAPHPQFDVEGHDLIITVPLAPWEAALGTKVAVPTLTGRINLTIRPDSNSGQRLRVKGNGLLDKQGQRGDLYAQLKVVMPPSADEATRELWTKLAEQAAFDPRAHWSR, encoded by the coding sequence ATGGACTTCAAAGATTATTACAAGATTTTGGGCGTAGAGCCGACGGCGGACGAGAAAGAGATCAAGACCGCCTATCGCAAGCTCGCGCGCAAATATCACCCCGACGTGAGCAAGGAAAAGGACGCCGAGGACAAATTCAAAGAGGCCAGCGAGGCCTACGAAGCGCTGCACAACCCGGAAAAACGTGCCGAATACGACGAACTGCGCAAATACGGCCAACATGGCCGGCCGTTCCAGGGCCCACCGGGCTGGCAGGGCCGCGGTGGCGGCGGTTTCGAAGAAAGCGGTGGCGACTTCTCGGACTTTTTCAGCTCCATCTTCGGCTCGGCCGGGCGTGGCGGCAATGGCAACCCCTTTGGTGGTGGCCAACAACGCAGTGCCGGAAGGCGAGGGCAGGACGTGGAAATGGAACTGGCGGTTTTCCTTGAGGAAACCCTGTCGAGCGAATCAAAGCAGATCAGCTTCCAGATCCCGCAGCACAACGGCCGGGGCCAGCATACCGGCGATACCACCAAAACCCTGAACGTGAAGATTCCCGCCGGGGTGACCGACGGCGAACGCATCCGCCTCAAGGGCCAGGGCGCGCCGGGCGTGGGTGGTGGCGCCAATGGCGACCTGTACCTGATCATCCGTTTGGCACCGCACCCGCAATTCGATGTCGAAGGCCATGACCTGATCATCACCGTGCCGCTGGCACCGTGGGAAGCGGCGCTGGGCACCAAGGTAGCGGTGCCGACCCTGACTGGGCGCATCAACCTGACCATCCGCCCCGACAGCAACAGCGGCCAGCGCCTGCGCGTCAAAGGCAACGGCTTGCTCGACAAGCAAGGCCAACGGGGTGACCTGTACGCACAACTGAAAGTGGTGATGCCGCCCAGCGCTGACGAAGCGACCCGCGAGCTGTGGACTAAACTGGCGGAACAGGCGGCATTCGACCCGCGAGCACACTGGAGCCGTTAA